The Ascaphus truei isolate aAscTru1 chromosome 3, aAscTru1.hap1, whole genome shotgun sequence genome includes a region encoding these proteins:
- the LOC142490709 gene encoding uncharacterized protein LOC142490709 encodes MGLTSFSMHSSKGPGVPKEEIPSDAPTGRGQRNPAQTQNIQHQRVHATGTGGGPTPQRLILSPLEELLRAKLLPVVVEGLPGDRDIGIYPSQFPPVAPEGHVSPETEQVSSPGSASSTHLEEHDEEDYDDDDDDDDAAAAIDTQIQASDHEEVPIETVLPPKRPANTTYDAIVASEGKIVEAENRRHSDLMTVLERMIALQEETVSQLAHLHRVFIEVPKQLQKINTSFEALVVQQTQANYWRMTNVPQFNTSQPGSVHAGQFSPHSSDIHSPGPNVTGQVADIAVQVPDDILPLPSVQIQQLTPTKEATKRKHKQLLLTSFWSKTTKDTHETDQPSLVQCLPTCSHVSVGTSPVREQSLPKSPVGESLPKSPVGESLPKSPVGESLPKSPVGESLATSPVGESLATSPVGEQSLPKSPVGESLATSPAREVPEATQSGSVVPKVGGKRKRKTQETTSRPVTRSQKEQKK; translated from the exons ATGGGGCTCACAAGTTTTAGTATGCACAGTAGCAAAGGGCCAGGTGTTCCTAAAGAAGAAATACCTTCCGATGCCCCAACTGGAAGAGGACAAAGGAATCCTGCTCAAACACAG aacatACAACACCAACgtgtgcatgctactggcactggaggtgggcccacaccacaacgtctcatattaagtccattggaggagctgcttcgggcaaaattacttcccgtcgtcgtggaaggcttacctggtgaccgtgatataggaatttacccctcacaatttccaccag ttgcccctgaaggacatgtgtcacctgagactgaacaagtgtcttcacctgggtcagccagctcaacacacctagaag aacatgatgaagaggattatgatgatgatgatgatgatgatgatgccgccgccgccatagacacacaaatacaagcaagtgaccatgaagaggttccaattgaaactgttttaccgccaaaacgtccagcaaataccacatatgatgcaattgtagcttctgagggaaaaattgtggaagcagaaaatcgtcgccattctgacctgatgacagtgctggaaaggatgattgcactgcaggaagaaacagtttcacaattggcacatctccacagagtcttcattgaagtgcctaaacagttgcaaaaaatcaacacctcattcgaagcattagttgttcagcaaacacaagctaattactggagaatgactaatgtaccacaattcaacacctcacagccaggatctgttcatgcaggtcagttttcaccacattcatctgatattcattcaccaggcccaaatgttaccggtcaagtagcagacattgctgtgcaggttcctgacgacatcctaccgctgccatctgtacaaattcagcagctgacacctacaaaggaggccacaaaaagaaaacacaagcagttactactgaccagtttttggtcaaaaacaacaaaagacacacatgaaacagaccaaccatcacttgtgcagtgtctaccaacttgctcacatgtgtcagtgggcacaagccctgtccgtgaacagtcactacccaaaagccctgtaggtgagtcactgcccaaaagccctgtaggtgaatcgctgcccaaaagccctgtaggtgaatcgctgcccaaaagccctgtaggtgagtcactggccacaagccctgtaggtgagtcactggccacaagccccgtaggtgaacagtcactgcccaaaagccctgtaggtgagtcactggccacaagccctgcccgtgaagtgccagaggccactcaaagtggctctgttgtgcctaaagttggtggcaaaagaaaaaggaaaactcaagagacaacaagcaggcctgttactcgctcgcaaaaggaacaaaaaaaataa